In a genomic window of Pantoea agglomerans:
- a CDS encoding helix-turn-helix domain-containing protein — translation MTPITIIANGLVRERQRAGLSLAEVARRAGIAKSTLSQLESGNGNPGIETLWALCVALNIPFSRLMEPEEKRMQIIRRGEGPTVTAELADYQAVLLATCPPGARRDIYLLNTQPGSERCSLPHSPGTIEHIIVTQGRALVGPKASPVELHPGDYISYAGDEEHLFRALEPDTLAVLVMEHS, via the coding sequence GTGACCCCGATCACAATTATTGCCAATGGCCTGGTGCGTGAACGCCAGCGCGCCGGCCTTTCGCTGGCTGAAGTCGCCCGCCGCGCGGGTATCGCAAAGTCGACCCTGTCGCAGCTGGAATCTGGCAACGGCAATCCCGGCATTGAAACGCTGTGGGCGCTGTGCGTCGCGCTGAATATTCCTTTTTCACGCCTGATGGAGCCGGAAGAGAAGCGCATGCAGATAATCCGACGCGGCGAAGGCCCGACCGTAACCGCAGAGCTGGCGGACTATCAGGCGGTGCTGCTGGCAACCTGTCCGCCCGGCGCCCGGCGCGATATTTACCTGTTGAATACGCAGCCTGGCAGCGAACGCTGCTCGCTGCCCCACTCGCCCGGCACCATCGAGCATATTATCGTGACGCAGGGGCGCGCCCTGGTGGGCCCGAAAGCCTCACCCGTTGAGCTGCACCCCGGCGACTACATCAGTTACGCAGGCGACGAGGAACATCTCTTTCGCGCGCTGGAGCCGGATACGCTGGCGGTACTGGTGATGGAGCACAGCTGA
- a CDS encoding GNAT family N-acetyltransferase produces MQLISERLAMRPVVAQDRETLMRIYGDPATNSFNPAGPLANLDEAQQLLDRWIAHWQQHGFGNMALTQRDAPHAILGFGGLTLREFGGRPVNNLGYRLATHAWGQGLATEFARAMVRYGFEECGLQVIDAAVRANHLASQRVLEKAGFTVNGHVYDVPDAPASLTFAITRAQWRAAQGTPQ; encoded by the coding sequence ATGCAACTGATTTCCGAACGTTTAGCGATGCGTCCCGTTGTCGCGCAGGACAGGGAGACGCTGATGCGTATCTATGGCGATCCCGCCACCAATTCCTTTAACCCCGCCGGGCCGCTGGCAAATCTGGATGAGGCGCAACAACTGCTGGATCGCTGGATTGCGCACTGGCAGCAGCACGGCTTTGGCAATATGGCACTGACGCAGCGCGATGCGCCGCACGCCATCCTCGGCTTTGGCGGTTTGACCCTGCGCGAGTTCGGCGGCAGGCCGGTAAATAATCTGGGGTATCGGCTGGCGACCCACGCCTGGGGACAGGGCCTGGCTACCGAGTTTGCGCGCGCCATGGTGCGCTATGGCTTTGAGGAGTGCGGGCTGCAGGTTATTGACGCCGCGGTGCGGGCAAATCATCTCGCCTCGCAGCGCGTACTGGAGAAGGCGGGATTTACGGTGAACGGGCACGTTTATGATGTGCCCGACGCGCCCGCCAGCCTGACCTTTGCCATAACGCGCGCGCAGTGGCGCGCCGCTCAGGGCACGCCGCAGTAG
- a CDS encoding GNAT family N-acetyltransferase yields the protein MHILPATAAHIPAIQHIYAWHVLHGSATFETEPPGIEEMQNRLNALLEKGGIWLVALEEESVIGYCYLAPYRPRYAYRFTLEDSIYLDPEHTGRGAGRALLTEAIRLAEARGFRQIVAVIAGNSNQASIGLHRALGFRATGVLKAVGFKHGSWLDTHLMQRELGEGDATSPE from the coding sequence ATGCACATTCTTCCCGCCACAGCCGCTCATATACCTGCAATTCAGCATATTTACGCCTGGCATGTTCTGCACGGCAGCGCCACCTTTGAAACCGAGCCCCCAGGCATTGAAGAGATGCAGAACCGGCTGAACGCGCTGCTGGAGAAAGGCGGGATCTGGCTGGTGGCGCTGGAGGAGGAGAGCGTGATCGGCTACTGCTATCTTGCCCCCTATCGGCCGCGATACGCCTATCGCTTTACGCTGGAAGATTCGATCTATCTCGATCCTGAACATACCGGCCGCGGCGCAGGCCGCGCGCTGCTTACCGAGGCCATCCGTCTTGCTGAAGCGCGGGGCTTTCGCCAGATCGTTGCCGTGATCGCAGGCAACAGCAACCAGGCGTCGATTGGCCTGCACCGCGCGCTCGGCTTTCGCGCCACCGGCGTGCTGAAAGCGGTAGGATTTAAGCATGGCAGCTGGCTGGATACCCATCTGATGCAGCGCGAGCTTGGCGAGGGCGATGCCACCTCGCCGGAGTAA
- a CDS encoding AzlC family ABC transporter permease produces the protein MPEHRIPLSREVVKAIFLVCLADGIVGLSYGSLAIADGFSIWVPVALSTLVLAGASEFLFIGIVAGGGSPLTAALAGLLVNARHLPFGIAVKDLVGSGARGLFGCHIMNDESVVFGISQSTLAQRRAAFWLCGIGIGLIWPLTVITGAAIGQFIPDVSAIGLDAVFPAILIALIFPALRQRRTLIPASGGALLSILATPFVPAGMPVLFSLLGLLSWRMRK, from the coding sequence ATGCCAGAGCATCGCATTCCCTTAAGCCGGGAGGTGGTTAAAGCCATTTTTCTGGTCTGTCTCGCCGACGGGATCGTCGGCCTGTCCTACGGATCGCTGGCCATTGCCGACGGGTTTTCGATTTGGGTGCCTGTGGCGCTCTCGACGCTGGTGCTGGCCGGCGCGTCAGAATTTCTGTTTATTGGCATCGTGGCGGGCGGCGGCAGTCCGCTCACCGCGGCGCTGGCTGGCCTGCTGGTGAATGCGCGCCACCTGCCGTTTGGCATCGCGGTAAAAGATCTGGTGGGGAGTGGGGCGCGCGGCCTGTTCGGCTGTCATATCATGAACGATGAAAGCGTGGTGTTCGGCATTTCCCAGTCGACGCTGGCGCAGCGTCGCGCTGCCTTCTGGCTTTGCGGCATCGGAATCGGGCTTATCTGGCCGCTGACGGTCATTACCGGCGCGGCTATCGGCCAGTTTATTCCCGACGTTTCCGCTATCGGCCTTGACGCGGTATTTCCCGCTATTTTGATCGCGCTGATATTCCCGGCGCTGCGCCAGCGCCGTACGCTGATCCCGGCGTCCGGCGGCGCGCTGCTGTCGATTCTGGCGACGCCTTTCGTTCCGGCTGGCATGCCGGTGCTCTTTTCCCTGCTGGGATTACTGTCGTGGAGGATGCGTAAATGA
- a CDS encoding methyl-accepting chemotaxis protein, translating to MSLKKSSLLVFSLMIILFLTSVAVSIWLLVRSNESLNAVNKEIRVVLSVIDPINHSRTLRVRLMEYMKEIESNEGQISPSLDGVKNAAEKADVAFKAYINSPRLQGEEAEAEAYQQAYLAYRNQAIQPLIEAAQARDQARFTQLLPTVIRLDRAYEIILDKVLAQHEAYARKLNEDAQSHFSSGVILLLLIGMMFGLVVITISVLMHRFVLKPLIQAGRHCNLIAEGHLDAPVPVKPASRSEIQSLMGSLEAMRLSLTTIIMQVRDSAHSVSSASSEIAAGNVDLASRTEQQAAALTQTAASMEELGATVKQNTDNVYEACRLTGEAVENAQKGENVSREVIVSMELINSSSKKIEDIISVINGIAFQTNILALNAAVEAARAGEQGRGFAVVAGEVRNLAQRSAVAAKEIESLIADSVNIIGKGSEQVSRTGEAMNAIISSVSRVNVLMEHISTASDEQSRGIEQIEKAVTEMDSVTQQNAALVQESAAAAASLEEQVQHLTHSVSTFRLSAR from the coding sequence ATGTCGCTGAAAAAGTCTTCACTGCTTGTGTTTTCATTGATGATAATCCTCTTTCTGACCAGCGTTGCGGTTAGCATCTGGTTGCTTGTACGCAGTAACGAATCTCTTAATGCGGTAAATAAAGAGATTCGCGTGGTGCTCTCTGTTATCGATCCCATCAACCACAGCCGCACTCTGCGGGTCCGGTTAATGGAATATATGAAAGAGATCGAGTCAAATGAGGGTCAGATATCCCCGTCACTGGATGGGGTGAAAAACGCCGCAGAGAAAGCGGACGTGGCGTTTAAGGCTTATATCAATAGCCCGCGCCTGCAAGGGGAAGAAGCGGAGGCGGAGGCCTACCAGCAGGCTTATCTGGCATACAGAAACCAGGCTATTCAACCGCTGATTGAGGCTGCTCAGGCCCGGGATCAGGCTCGCTTCACACAATTATTGCCTACGGTCATTCGCCTGGATCGCGCCTATGAAATTATCCTGGATAAAGTGCTGGCGCAGCATGAAGCCTACGCCAGAAAACTGAATGAAGATGCTCAAAGCCATTTCAGCTCGGGCGTTATTTTGCTGCTGCTGATCGGTATGATGTTTGGCCTGGTGGTTATCACTATATCTGTCCTGATGCATCGCTTTGTGCTTAAACCTTTAATTCAGGCAGGAAGGCACTGTAATCTTATTGCCGAAGGCCATCTTGACGCGCCCGTTCCGGTTAAGCCAGCTTCCCGCAGCGAAATTCAGAGCCTGATGGGATCGCTGGAGGCAATGCGGTTGTCGCTGACGACAATTATTATGCAGGTGCGTGATTCCGCGCATTCCGTCTCTTCAGCCTCCAGCGAAATAGCCGCAGGAAACGTCGATCTCGCCTCCCGAACTGAACAGCAGGCAGCCGCGTTAACGCAAACCGCCGCCAGCATGGAAGAACTCGGCGCCACGGTAAAACAAAATACCGATAACGTTTATGAAGCCTGTCGCCTTACAGGCGAAGCGGTAGAGAATGCGCAAAAAGGCGAGAATGTTTCGCGTGAAGTTATTGTCTCAATGGAATTAATTAACTCCAGCTCGAAGAAAATTGAAGATATTATCAGCGTTATTAACGGCATTGCTTTTCAGACCAATATTCTGGCGCTGAATGCGGCCGTTGAAGCTGCTCGCGCCGGCGAGCAGGGGCGAGGATTTGCCGTTGTCGCTGGCGAAGTGCGTAACCTGGCGCAGCGCAGCGCCGTGGCGGCGAAGGAGATCGAGAGCCTTATTGCCGATTCCGTCAACATCATAGGAAAAGGATCTGAACAAGTCAGCCGGACAGGCGAGGCGATGAATGCCATCATCTCCTCTGTCAGCCGCGTTAACGTCCTTATGGAGCATATTTCAACCGCCTCTGATGAGCAGAGTCGCGGCATTGAGCAAATTGAAAAGGCGGTGACTGAGATGGATTCCGTTACCCAGCAAAACGCCGCGCTGGTGCAGGAGTCGGCAGCGGCGGCGGCTTCGCTTGAAGAGCAGGTGCAGCATCTGACCCATTCTGTGTCAACTTTCCGCCTTTCCGCCCGCTAA
- a CDS encoding glycosyltransferase family 32 protein: protein MQKLKRHLRTAKFLLLYVLYKLRLFRFPDLAYSEAQDNDVKDIGQRAAAPAIPKVIWMYWDDLTPPDFIQAFCQKIKQMNPDHHVHLLNRESVREFLPWLRFDYAQTGMSHKGDVIRLALLKSYGGIWVDSSTLVYQDFAWVHQRSGYDIVGYYSDGTTVDKDFPVVEAWFLASPPNNAFIARWLELIMPLTQIGIDDYYAQIAQRSDFAQIRQGINRGSYIIINFLCQIVMREQPGFSCYLKKCESSAFFYQDVFQWDSLKMSLFLLCEREPATHPKLIKLTNDDRRFLPLVRRLNILERDSVMGKLLSQSAP, encoded by the coding sequence ATGCAAAAGCTGAAACGACATCTCAGAACGGCAAAATTTCTCCTGCTCTATGTTTTATATAAGCTGCGCCTTTTTCGCTTTCCCGATCTGGCCTATTCCGAGGCGCAGGACAATGATGTGAAGGATATTGGTCAGCGCGCCGCCGCGCCCGCTATTCCAAAAGTGATCTGGATGTACTGGGACGATCTGACGCCGCCCGATTTTATTCAGGCGTTCTGTCAAAAAATAAAGCAGATGAACCCGGACCATCATGTCCACCTGCTGAACCGCGAGTCGGTGAGGGAGTTTTTGCCGTGGCTGCGCTTTGATTACGCCCAGACAGGTATGTCGCACAAAGGGGACGTTATCCGTCTCGCCCTGCTGAAAAGCTACGGCGGCATCTGGGTCGACAGCTCGACGCTGGTCTATCAGGATTTCGCCTGGGTTCACCAGCGCAGCGGTTACGATATCGTCGGCTACTACAGCGACGGCACCACGGTGGATAAAGACTTTCCGGTGGTGGAAGCCTGGTTCCTCGCCTCGCCGCCAAACAATGCGTTTATCGCCCGCTGGCTGGAGCTGATTATGCCGCTTACGCAGATCGGTATTGACGACTACTACGCGCAGATCGCCCAGCGCAGCGACTTTGCGCAGATCCGCCAGGGCATCAACCGCGGCAGCTATATTATTATTAATTTCCTTTGCCAGATCGTTATGCGCGAGCAGCCAGGCTTTAGCTGCTATCTGAAAAAGTGCGAAAGCTCCGCCTTCTTTTATCAGGACGTGTTCCAGTGGGACAGCCTGAAGATGTCGCTGTTTTTACTCTGCGAGCGCGAACCGGCCACCCATCCCAAACTGATTAAGCTTACCAATGACGATCGCCGCTTTCTGCCGCTGGTGCGCAGGCTGAACATTCTGGAGCGCGACAGCGTGATGGGCAAGCTGCTGTCACAGAGCGCGCCTTAA
- a CDS encoding AzlD domain-containing protein: protein MSHQALIVAGIALLASGTYLMRLAGVKLGNRLPITERTQTMLSDAATILLLAVASTSTLFEGQHFAGMARVLGVAFAIFLAWRKAPLIAVIIGAAVMTAALRYCGVP from the coding sequence ATGAGTCATCAGGCGCTGATCGTTGCGGGTATTGCGCTGCTGGCATCGGGCACCTATCTGATGCGGCTGGCGGGCGTGAAGCTGGGCAACCGACTGCCCATCACGGAGCGAACGCAAACTATGCTGTCGGACGCGGCGACTATTCTGCTGCTGGCGGTCGCCTCCACCAGCACGCTGTTTGAAGGCCAGCATTTTGCCGGTATGGCGCGGGTGCTGGGCGTCGCTTTTGCTATTTTTCTCGCCTGGCGTAAGGCACCGCTGATTGCAGTGATCATCGGCGCGGCCGTGATGACCGCCGCGCTGCGCTACTGCGGCGTGCCCTGA